A genomic region of Oncorhynchus mykiss isolate Arlee chromosome 16, USDA_OmykA_1.1, whole genome shotgun sequence contains the following coding sequences:
- the zgc:56095 gene encoding ferritin, lower subunit, with protein MQSQVNHNFHPESEVNINKLVNIKLTASYTYLSLGMYFDRDDVALRSFSSFFLERSVKERKQAEKLLEYQNMRGGRVLLQPIAKPSREDWLGGLDAITFSLEFQKTLNTSLLEVHRGANTHTDPHLCDFLEQHFLSDSHDTIKKLGDHLGSLTRLTSSETHGSMGEYLFDKHTL; from the exons ATGCAGTCGCAGGTAAATCACAACTTCCACCCAGAGAGTGAGGTGAACATCAACAAGCTGGTGAACATCAAGCTGACTGCATCCTACACCTACCTCTCCCTG GGCATGTATTTCGACAGGGACGATGTGGCTTTGCGCAGCTTCTCTAGTTTTTTCCTGGAGCGCTCTGTGAAGGAGAGAAAGCAGGCAGAAAAATTGCTGGAATACCAGAATATGAGAGGCGGTCGCGTTCTCCTTCAGCCCATCGCT AAACCCAGCAGGGAGGACTGGCTAGGTGGCCTGGATGCCATCACCTTCTCCCTGGAGTTTCAGAAAACCCTCAACACGTCCCTCCTCGAGGTGCACCGTGGTGCCAACACTCACACTGACCCCCAT CTGTGTGACTTCCTAGAGCAGCACTTCCTGTCCGACAGCCATGACACCATCAAGAAGCTGGGTGACCATCTAGGCAGCCTGACCCGCCTCACTTCCTCCGAGACCCATGGCTCCATGGGAGAATACCTGTTTGACAAGCACACCCTGTAA